In Clostridia bacterium, a single window of DNA contains:
- a CDS encoding V-type ATP synthase subunit C produces MGDTKYAYSVARIRVLEGRLLDRARINRMIEAKDAQEAFKVLMETDYATLSAEAHDAHDYEILLSQQLKDVYQLIDDISPEPQLTRLFSLKYDVHNLKALLKSKYIDADAENVLIDIGSISLDKLKQMVKEKDYRDLPKRLKAAVEKIEDIFSVQPKPQMIDILLDRALYETYVDASAAKMSEGFLKDYFRLQADLSNIRTFFRVKRGGYGKDLFEQAFLPGGGMTMDVFLKMLEQPEQAFADKLATSDYGKVVSDGVEQLVKKSTLTDLEKYVDDYLIDYVKRRKGTAFGIEPLVGYILARENEIKNIRIIMVGKINELPEDVIRERLRDTYA; encoded by the coding sequence ATGGGCGATACAAAATATGCTTATTCCGTAGCGAGAATTAGGGTTCTGGAAGGCAGACTGCTGGACAGGGCTAGGATAAATAGGATGATAGAGGCTAAAGATGCTCAAGAGGCATTTAAGGTGCTCATGGAGACCGATTATGCAACATTATCAGCTGAAGCACATGATGCACATGACTATGAGATATTGCTAAGCCAGCAGCTTAAGGATGTGTACCAGCTGATCGATGATATATCCCCTGAACCCCAGCTAACTAGGCTGTTTTCCCTGAAATATGATGTGCACAACCTTAAAGCATTGTTAAAATCTAAGTATATAGATGCAGATGCTGAAAATGTTCTGATAGATATTGGCAGTATATCGTTGGATAAGTTGAAGCAGATGGTAAAAGAGAAGGATTATAGGGATTTACCTAAAAGGTTAAAGGCAGCAGTGGAAAAAATCGAGGATATATTCAGTGTGCAGCCAAAACCGCAGATGATAGATATCTTATTGGATAGGGCGTTGTATGAAACGTATGTTGATGCATCAGCCGCCAAAATGTCGGAAGGATTTTTGAAGGATTATTTTAGGCTTCAGGCTGACTTGAGCAATATAAGGACATTTTTCAGGGTGAAAAGGGGAGGATATGGAAAAGACTTGTTTGAACAGGCTTTTCTCCCCGGAGGCGGAATGACTATGGATGTATTTTTAAAGATGCTGGAACAACCTGAACAGGCATTTGCTGACAAATTAGCTACCAGCGATTATGGCAAAGTAGTATCAGACGGGGTGGAACAACTGGTAAAAAAATCGACTCTGACAGATCTTGAAAAATACGTAGATGATTACTTGATTGATTATGTTAAACGAAGAAAAGGGACAGCATTTGGAATAGAGCCTCTAGTAGGATACATATTGGCTAGGGAAAACGAGATAAAAAATATTCGGATAATAATGGTGGGCAAAATCAATGAGCTACCTGAAGATGTCATAAGGGAAAGGTTACGTGATACTTATGCGTAA
- a CDS encoding V-type ATP synthase subunit F, producing MRKIGVIGDKDSILGFKALGLSIFPVIKPEEAADILDDLAQQSYAVVFITEQIAQNIQDTIDKYKNSVFPAVILIPNNRGTLGLGIQGIKESVEKAVGADILFGKEGR from the coding sequence ATGCGTAAAATCGGAGTAATAGGAGATAAGGATTCTATATTGGGATTTAAGGCACTGGGGCTTTCTATATTTCCAGTGATAAAACCTGAAGAGGCGGCAGATATATTAGACGATTTAGCGCAACAATCGTATGCGGTGGTATTTATTACAGAGCAGATAGCACAAAATATTCAAGATACCATAGATAAATACAAAAATAGCGTGTTCCCGGCAGTGATCTTGATACCCAACAACCGTGGAACCCTTGGATTGGGTATCCAGGGAATTAAAGAGAGTGTTGAAAAGGCAGTAGGTGCAGATATCTTATTCGGGAAAGAGGGTAGATAG
- a CDS encoding ATP synthase subunit A, whose product MKQGRIIKVSGPLVIAEGMGYAKMYDVVRVSDKNLIGEIIEMRGDKASIQVYENTSGLGPGEPVVSTGEPMSVELGPGIIEAIYDGIQRPLDIIKDKVGDYITRGVEAGAIDRDKKWAFKPIAKVGDKVVAGDIIGTVQETPIVEHRIMVPPNIEGTIKEIFEGEFTVEDVVARLDTQDGVKELKMLQKWPVRIGRPYKQKLPPTIPLITGQRVIDTFFPVAKGGTACIPGPFGSGKTVVQHQLAKWADADIVVYIGCGERGNEMTDVLMEFPELKDPRSGEPLMKRTVLIANTSDMPVAAREASIYTGITIAEYFRDMGYSVALMADSTSRWAEALREMSGRLEEMPGEEGYPAYLGTRVAEFYERAGRVVCSGSEGREGALTAVGAVSPPGGDLSEPVTQSTLRIVKVFWGLDSDLAYRRHFPAINWLISYSLYVDRLNEWLSANISEDWIEMRSTAMRILQEESELEEIVRLVGVDALSNKDRLTLEIARSVREDYLHQNAFHDVDTYTSFNKQYRMLKLIIDFYNEAQKAMEDGATLDEVINLPIREKIGRCKYTREDQLDTFDDIEAQMRDQVSSLVSKGEMEYA is encoded by the coding sequence TTGAAACAAGGCAGAATAATAAAAGTTTCCGGACCGCTGGTTATTGCAGAGGGTATGGGGTATGCAAAAATGTATGATGTGGTTCGAGTTAGCGATAAAAATCTTATTGGAGAGATAATAGAGATGAGAGGCGATAAGGCCTCTATACAGGTTTATGAGAATACTTCCGGGTTGGGGCCGGGAGAGCCGGTTGTTTCCACTGGCGAACCCATGAGTGTTGAGCTGGGGCCTGGGATAATTGAAGCCATATATGATGGTATACAACGTCCCCTGGATATAATAAAAGATAAGGTAGGAGACTATATCACCAGAGGCGTGGAAGCCGGTGCAATTGACAGGGATAAGAAATGGGCGTTCAAACCGATTGCGAAGGTAGGGGATAAAGTTGTAGCGGGAGATATCATAGGTACAGTACAGGAGACCCCTATAGTTGAGCACAGGATAATGGTTCCTCCTAACATTGAAGGTACAATAAAGGAGATATTTGAGGGAGAGTTCACCGTAGAGGATGTGGTGGCCAGGCTGGATACCCAGGACGGTGTTAAAGAATTAAAGATGTTGCAGAAATGGCCGGTGCGTATAGGGAGACCATACAAGCAAAAGCTTCCCCCTACAATACCGCTGATAACAGGGCAAAGAGTAATAGATACGTTCTTTCCGGTTGCTAAGGGTGGCACTGCATGTATTCCAGGGCCTTTTGGCAGCGGTAAAACGGTGGTACAGCATCAGCTGGCAAAATGGGCAGATGCGGATATAGTGGTATATATAGGCTGTGGTGAACGTGGTAACGAGATGACAGATGTTTTAATGGAGTTTCCCGAGTTAAAAGACCCTAGATCAGGAGAACCTCTTATGAAGAGGACGGTATTGATAGCTAATACATCGGATATGCCTGTTGCTGCACGGGAAGCTTCCATATATACAGGTATTACAATAGCAGAATATTTTAGGGATATGGGGTATAGTGTAGCCTTGATGGCAGATTCAACATCCAGATGGGCAGAAGCCCTGCGTGAGATGTCCGGTCGTTTGGAAGAGATGCCGGGAGAAGAAGGTTATCCTGCATACTTAGGGACTAGAGTGGCGGAATTTTACGAAAGAGCAGGCAGAGTAGTATGTTCAGGTAGCGAGGGAAGGGAAGGAGCCCTTACAGCTGTAGGTGCTGTATCACCTCCAGGTGGAGACCTTTCAGAACCTGTAACCCAGTCTACCCTTCGAATAGTAAAGGTATTCTGGGGACTGGATTCTGATCTTGCTTACAGAAGACATTTTCCGGCTATAAATTGGCTTATCAGTTATTCCCTGTACGTTGACAGGTTGAATGAATGGTTAAGTGCCAATATAAGCGAGGATTGGATAGAGATGAGGTCCACTGCAATGCGTATACTTCAGGAGGAGTCTGAACTAGAAGAGATAGTAAGGCTGGTAGGTGTAGATGCCTTGTCCAATAAGGATAGGCTTACATTGGAAATAGCCAGATCAGTGAGAGAGGATTATTTGCATCAAAACGCATTTCACGATGTGGATACCTATACATCCTTTAATAAGCAGTATAGGATGCTGAAACTAATAATCGATTTTTATAATGAAGCCCAAAAGGCAATGGAAGACGGTGCGACTTTAGATGAAGTTATCAATCTACCTATAAGAGAAAAAATAGGGAGATGTAAATATACAAGAGAAGATCAGCTGGATACATTTGACGATATTGAAGCCCAAATGAGAGATCAAGTATCATCTCTCGTATCGAAGGGGGAGATGGAGTATGCTTAA
- a CDS encoding V-type ATP synthase subunit B, which translates to MLKEYRTVSEVVGPLMLVEQVEGVKFDELVEIEQADGNIRRGRVLEVDRDKALVQLFEGSQGLEIENTKVRFLGKGIELAVSMDMMGRVFDGLGNPKDGGPRIIPEKRLAIEGNPINPAARDYPSEFIQTGISAIDGLNTLVRGQKLPVFSGSGLPHAQLAAQIARQAKVLGTDSKFAVVFAAIGITFEEADYFISDFRRTGAIDRAVLFMNLADDPAIERIATPRMALTAAEYLAFEKGMHVLVILTDITNYCEALREVSAARREVPGRRGYPGYLYTDLASMYERAGRIRGREGSITQIPILTMPEDDKTHPIPDLTGYITEGQIILSRELFRKGIMPPIDVLPSLSRLKDKGIGQGKTREDHADTMNQLFSAYAQGKQAKELAVILGEAALSDIDKLYAKFADEFEKSYVAQGENENRSIQQTLDLGWKLLSILPKSELKRIEDELIEKYLPQKGDA; encoded by the coding sequence ATGCTTAAGGAATATAGAACAGTATCAGAAGTTGTAGGTCCTTTGATGTTGGTTGAGCAGGTAGAAGGAGTTAAGTTTGATGAATTGGTTGAAATAGAGCAGGCGGATGGAAATATAAGAAGAGGCCGTGTATTGGAAGTTGATAGGGACAAGGCATTGGTTCAGCTGTTTGAAGGCTCCCAAGGTTTGGAGATAGAGAATACCAAAGTCAGATTTTTGGGCAAAGGCATAGAACTTGCCGTTTCCATGGATATGATGGGCCGTGTATTTGACGGTTTGGGAAACCCCAAGGATGGTGGACCTAGAATAATACCTGAAAAAAGATTGGCTATAGAGGGAAATCCCATCAACCCTGCTGCAAGGGATTATCCTTCAGAATTTATTCAAACGGGTATTTCTGCCATAGACGGGCTGAACACCTTGGTAAGAGGGCAAAAGCTACCTGTATTTTCAGGTTCCGGCTTGCCTCATGCACAGCTGGCTGCTCAGATAGCAAGGCAAGCCAAGGTGCTGGGTACTGACAGTAAGTTTGCTGTTGTATTCGCAGCTATAGGTATAACCTTTGAAGAGGCTGATTATTTTATAAGCGATTTTAGAAGGACAGGTGCCATAGACAGGGCAGTATTGTTCATGAATTTAGCTGATGATCCTGCTATAGAACGTATAGCAACGCCCAGGATGGCCCTTACAGCCGCTGAATATCTGGCCTTTGAAAAAGGAATGCATGTTCTCGTAATATTGACAGATATAACAAACTACTGCGAGGCACTCCGTGAGGTATCTGCTGCAAGAAGAGAAGTCCCGGGAAGAAGAGGATATCCCGGTTACCTTTATACAGACTTGGCTTCCATGTATGAACGAGCGGGTAGGATAAGGGGCAGAGAGGGTTCTATAACCCAGATACCTATACTCACAATGCCGGAGGATGATAAGACACATCCAATACCTGACCTTACCGGATACATCACAGAGGGTCAGATTATACTCAGCAGAGAGCTGTTCAGGAAAGGCATAATGCCTCCCATAGATGTATTGCCATCTCTTTCTCGTTTGAAAGATAAAGGTATAGGACAGGGCAAAACCAGGGAGGACCACGCAGATACGATGAACCAGCTGTTCTCAGCCTATGCACAAGGCAAACAGGCAAAAGAACTTGCGGTAATCCTTGGAGAAGCAGCATTGAGCGATATAGATAAACTTTACGCTAAATTTGCTGATGAATTTGAGAAAAGCTATGTAGCACAGGGAGAAAATGAAAATAGGTCGATACAACAGACATTAGATCTAGGATGGAAACTCCTTTCCATACTTCCTAAGTCAGAGCTTAAACGAATAGAGGATGAGTTGATAGAAAAGTATCTCCCGCAAAAAGGAGATGCATAA
- a CDS encoding V-type ATP synthase subunit D — MAERLRVNPTRMELSRLKKRLKVAVRGHKLLKDKRDELMKKFVELVKQNKEMREQVEKELTQALGDFLVARAVMSSELLEAAIMYPTTLPNIETSVKNIMSVDVPMIQNKQRTQDEQGGSIHPYGFADTSAELDGAITTLNGVLDKMIKLAEVEKTCQLLADEIEKTRRRVNALEHVMIPQLEETIRFITMKLDENERSNLTRLMKVKDMIQDKNA; from the coding sequence ATGGCTGAAAGATTAAGGGTTAACCCGACTAGGATGGAGCTCTCCCGTCTCAAAAAAAGACTTAAGGTGGCAGTCAGGGGCCACAAGTTGTTGAAGGATAAACGGGATGAGCTGATGAAGAAGTTTGTTGAACTGGTTAAGCAAAACAAAGAGATGAGAGAACAAGTAGAAAAAGAGCTTACTCAAGCCTTGGGAGATTTTCTGGTGGCAAGAGCGGTTATGTCATCAGAGCTCCTGGAAGCTGCTATAATGTATCCAACTACTTTACCTAACATAGAAACATCTGTGAAAAATATAATGAGTGTAGATGTTCCAATGATACAAAACAAGCAAAGGACCCAAGATGAACAAGGCGGATCCATCCATCCCTATGGATTTGCTGATACTTCTGCAGAGCTGGATGGAGCCATAACCACATTGAATGGTGTATTGGATAAGATGATAAAGCTGGCTGAAGTAGAAAAAACATGTCAGCTGCTTGCAGACGAAATAGAAAAGACAAGAAGAAGAGTTAACGCCCTTGAACACGTTATGATACCTCAATTGGAGGAAACCATAAGATTCATCACCATGAAGCTGGACGAAAATGAAAGAAGCAACCTTACCAGACTTATGAAAGTAAAGGATATGATTCAGGACAAAAATGCATAA
- a CDS encoding YwmB family TATA-box binding protein, translating to MKKIYIIISIIAIIIIIVQSSGFTYNQEQKYFESGVPNSQMETIAKAFTYTGADIKESNLNCWAKISDDFMDMQYMEQLSEQIFKKHIYNTNQYECFKSDEDSFRQVMFTLNVDEDIILVFALQTIKHESDSETYMLVDVVQNNSYNYIIDIENKILDLYQAFDIQPESTACIIGALQAKADDEQIDQIYRKVFNNLKIENVDAVESGGAFSVTGYTPLIEDSIVLGDHKVNINMACRYNSFEDKTYILLATPLICVEY from the coding sequence GTGAAAAAGATATATATCATAATCTCTATCATTGCAATAATAATTATCATAGTCCAGTCTTCAGGATTTACCTACAATCAAGAGCAAAAATATTTTGAAAGTGGTGTACCAAACAGCCAAATGGAAACTATAGCAAAGGCATTTACCTATACAGGCGCTGATATTAAAGAATCCAACCTGAACTGTTGGGCAAAAATATCCGATGATTTTATGGACATGCAGTACATGGAACAACTATCTGAACAAATTTTTAAAAAGCATATCTATAATACAAATCAATATGAATGTTTTAAATCGGATGAGGACAGTTTTCGACAGGTGATGTTCACTTTAAATGTAGATGAGGATATAATCCTCGTCTTTGCGCTGCAGACCATTAAACATGAAAGTGATTCTGAAACATATATGTTAGTGGACGTGGTTCAAAATAATAGCTATAATTATATAATAGATATAGAAAATAAAATTTTAGATTTATATCAGGCTTTTGATATACAGCCTGAATCTACTGCTTGTATTATTGGTGCATTGCAAGCAAAAGCAGATGACGAGCAAATAGATCAAATATATAGAAAAGTTTTTAACAACCTAAAAATAGAGAATGTGGATGCTGTAGAAAGTGGCGGTGCTTTTAGTGTCACAGGATACACTCCATTGATAGAAGACTCTATAGTTCTAGGGGATCACAAAGTAAATATCAATATGGCTTGCCGATACAACTCTTTTGAAGATAAAACGTACATATTATTGGCAACTCCTTTAATATGCGTAGAATACTAA
- the murA gene encoding UDP-N-acetylglucosamine 1-carboxyvinyltransferase, which translates to MRRILNIYSEGERNLSRLIVEKSPPLRGRVRISGSKNSVLPIIAASLLSDGECVIEDIPHLRDVEVISDVLRYFGVELDNQGEIIKVNTRNINSYEAPYDLIKKMRASFLIMGPLLARLGRAKISLPGGCAIGTRPIDLHLKGFSALGADITLGHGYIEAKADKLQGADIYLDFPSVGATENIMMAACLAEGSTTIENVAKEPEIVDLANFLNSMGANVRGAGTDTIKIEGVRQLNGAVHCIIPDRIEAGTYMVAAAITGGDIIIENVLEDHLKPIIAKLRETGTDIEETEDGNIKVSRRGALKSVDIKTLPYPGFPTDMQAQMMALMAVAEGTSVIIETIFENRFMHVSELKRMGSRIKIEGRTAVVQGIPKLTGSQVNATDLRAGAAMVIAGLVADGCTEINDIYHIDRGYVNIENKLQKLGAKIYRIVE; encoded by the coding sequence ATGCGTAGAATACTAAATATTTACTCCGAGGGGGAAAGAAACTTGTCCAGACTGATCGTTGAAAAAAGTCCGCCGTTGAGAGGAAGAGTGAGGATAAGTGGTTCAAAAAATTCTGTTCTGCCAATAATTGCAGCTTCTCTATTATCGGACGGTGAATGTGTTATAGAGGATATTCCTCATCTTAGGGATGTAGAAGTGATATCTGATGTATTGAGATATTTTGGAGTAGAACTTGATAATCAAGGCGAAATAATAAAGGTAAATACTAGAAATATAAATAGTTATGAGGCACCTTATGATTTGATAAAAAAAATGAGGGCATCTTTTTTGATAATGGGGCCCCTGTTGGCCAGGCTAGGGAGAGCGAAGATTTCTTTGCCGGGAGGTTGTGCAATAGGAACAAGACCTATCGATCTTCATCTTAAGGGCTTCAGTGCTTTAGGTGCTGATATTACCTTAGGTCATGGATATATAGAGGCAAAGGCAGATAAACTTCAGGGAGCAGACATATATCTAGACTTTCCAAGCGTGGGAGCTACTGAGAATATTATGATGGCTGCCTGTTTAGCAGAAGGAAGCACAACTATAGAAAACGTGGCCAAAGAGCCTGAAATTGTAGACCTTGCAAATTTTTTGAATTCTATGGGTGCAAATGTGAGGGGGGCCGGTACTGATACCATCAAAATTGAAGGGGTACGTCAACTGAATGGAGCAGTACATTGCATAATACCGGATAGAATAGAAGCAGGAACCTATATGGTGGCTGCTGCTATAACCGGAGGGGATATAATAATTGAAAATGTGCTGGAAGACCACTTAAAACCCATAATAGCCAAGTTGAGAGAAACAGGGACCGATATAGAAGAGACAGAGGACGGCAATATAAAAGTATCCCGTAGGGGAGCCCTGAAATCTGTAGATATAAAGACATTGCCCTATCCTGGTTTTCCCACAGATATGCAAGCTCAAATGATGGCACTTATGGCAGTAGCTGAAGGAACAAGTGTGATTATAGAAACCATATTTGAAAACAGGTTCATGCATGTGAGCGAGCTGAAGCGTATGGGTAGCAGGATCAAGATAGAAGGCCGTACTGCTGTAGTGCAGGGCATACCAAAGCTGACGGGAAGTCAGGTAAATGCTACCGATTTGAGAGCAGGAGCTGCCATGGTGATAGCAGGATTGGTGGCAGATGGATGCACTGAGATAAACGATATATACCATATCGACAGAGGGTATGTAAACATTGAGAATAAGTTGCAAAAACTTGGGGCAAAGATATATAGGATAGTGGAATAG
- the spoIID gene encoding stage II sporulation protein D — protein VNRLKELGNSGCPEHPQADLCDDYKSCQAWMSEKQLEDRWGKINFYKYWKKVSSAVDQTAGIIITYNSQPIDPLFHSTSGGKTENSEEVFSTKLPYLRSVISEGEEKAPKFVSKLTISRNDFVKKFNAKFPNSGINAKNVDNNLKILETSEGGRVKKIQIGKIQLKGTEFRSLYNLNSTNFDIHFSGNIMIITTIGYGHGVGMSQYGANSMAQKGKTYQDILKHYYNGVKIQNIKDIF, from the coding sequence GTAAACAGATTAAAAGAATTAGGAAACAGCGGATGCCCTGAACATCCCCAGGCTGACCTTTGCGATGATTATAAAAGCTGTCAAGCATGGATGTCTGAAAAACAATTAGAGGATAGATGGGGCAAAATCAATTTCTATAAATATTGGAAAAAGGTATCCAGTGCGGTAGACCAAACTGCTGGAATCATCATAACCTACAACTCACAACCTATAGATCCGCTTTTTCATTCCACCAGCGGCGGTAAAACAGAGAATTCAGAGGAAGTTTTCTCTACAAAACTGCCCTATCTAAGAAGTGTTATCAGTGAAGGAGAGGAAAAAGCTCCTAAGTTCGTTTCAAAACTCACTATTTCAAGGAATGATTTTGTAAAAAAGTTTAATGCTAAATTTCCCAATTCAGGTATAAACGCCAAAAATGTAGATAATAACTTGAAGATATTGGAAACCAGCGAAGGAGGAAGGGTTAAAAAAATACAGATAGGCAAAATCCAGCTTAAAGGAACTGAATTCAGGTCGCTTTACAACCTGAATTCAACTAATTTCGATATACATTTTAGCGGAAACATTATGATAATAACCACTATAGGCTACGGACACGGGGTAGGCATGAGCCAGTATGGTGCAAACAGTATGGCTCAAAAGGGAAAAACTTATCAAGACATCCTAAAGCATTACTACAATGGAGTGAAAATACAAAACATCAAAGATATATTTTAA
- a CDS encoding M23 family metallopeptidase: protein MGDKKGSDIKRKILAFLDRQGFYVVLFICVCIIAVTAVFATRNNKQDILDLKQLGLGQKTEEEQYQKDQQKKDQKQEQKEEQKEEQETVSKEEDKIKVKDVVEQKETSPKSLDSQQDDEEQKKPAPKQSKPEKAPQSASAAGGNAVVMLEPLNGKIIMDYGRENLVYSNTLKQWCSHNGIDIEAAETAEVRAVLSGVVSDIRNDSKLGIMIEIDHQNGFKSVYANLSTDQMVNVGQKVDKGQTISGVGKTAPFEIGDPPHLHFELIKNEEYVDPKEYIKFR, encoded by the coding sequence ATGGGAGATAAAAAAGGTTCAGATATAAAAAGAAAAATACTTGCTTTCTTAGATAGACAAGGGTTTTACGTTGTATTATTCATATGTGTTTGTATAATAGCTGTCACTGCAGTTTTTGCCACCAGAAACAATAAACAGGATATACTTGATCTAAAACAGCTTGGGCTGGGACAAAAAACCGAAGAAGAACAATACCAAAAAGACCAACAGAAAAAAGATCAAAAACAAGAGCAAAAAGAAGAACAAAAAGAAGAACAAGAGACCGTGTCTAAAGAGGAGGATAAGATAAAGGTCAAGGATGTAGTTGAGCAAAAAGAAACTTCACCAAAATCTTTGGATAGCCAACAGGATGACGAAGAACAAAAAAAGCCTGCTCCTAAACAATCAAAACCTGAAAAGGCACCCCAATCTGCATCAGCAGCAGGGGGAAATGCAGTAGTTATGTTAGAGCCTTTAAACGGGAAAATAATAATGGACTATGGCAGGGAAAACCTGGTGTATTCAAATACTTTAAAACAATGGTGCTCACATAATGGTATCGATATAGAAGCGGCGGAAACTGCCGAAGTAAGAGCTGTTCTTTCCGGCGTAGTGAGCGATATTAGAAATGATTCTAAACTGGGTATAATGATTGAGATAGACCATCAAAATGGATTCAAATCGGTATATGCAAATTTATCCACTGATCAAATGGTAAATGTAGGACAAAAGGTGGACAAAGGACAGACTATCAGTGGAGTAGGCAAGACTGCACCATTTGAAATAGGAGATCCTCCCCACTTACACTTTGAATTGATAAAAAACGAAGAATATGTAGACCCCAAGGAATACATAAAATTTAGATAA
- the spoIIID gene encoding sporulation transcriptional regulator SpoIIID, with amino-acid sequence MKDYIEQRVLEIANHIIRTNSTVREAAKLFKVSKSTVHKDVAERLPKINPLMYTEVKKVLEKNKAERHIRGGKATRLKYKMKKCKIINKKEDF; translated from the coding sequence TTGAAGGATTATATAGAACAGAGGGTATTGGAAATAGCGAATCATATTATAAGAACAAACTCTACCGTAAGGGAAGCCGCTAAATTATTTAAGGTGAGTAAAAGTACCGTTCATAAGGATGTGGCTGAAAGGCTACCCAAGATAAATCCTTTGATGTACACAGAGGTAAAAAAAGTATTAGAGAAAAATAAGGCGGAGAGACATATAAGGGGAGGGAAAGCAACAAGGTTGAAATACAAGATGAAAAAATGTAAAATAATAAATAAAAAAGAGGATTTTTAG
- a CDS encoding rod shape-determining protein — translation MGFRKDIGIDLGTASVLVYLKGKEIVLNEPSVVAIERNTGAILAVGEEARKMLGRTPGNIVAIRPLRDGVISDYDITEKMLRHFIRKVCGNTLFAKPRIVVCVPSGVTEVEKRAVLDATYEIGAKKTYLIEEPIAAAIGAGLDISEPCGNMVVDVGGGTTDIAVISLGGSVVSNSIKMAGDEFDEAIIRYLRKKHNVMIGERTAEELKIKTGTAFPREESVSMEVRGRNLVTGLPRNIEVTSEELMEALEEPVSAIVDTVHSVLEKTPPELASDISDNGIMMTGGGSLLHGLDRLISEKCCVPVTVAEDAISCVALGTGKALEDIDVYSSAANFSNLKNRMY, via the coding sequence ATAGGATTTAGAAAAGATATAGGGATAGACTTAGGAACGGCAAGTGTTCTCGTATACCTAAAAGGGAAGGAAATTGTGCTCAATGAACCCTCAGTAGTTGCTATAGAAAGAAATACCGGGGCGATATTGGCTGTAGGTGAAGAAGCGAGGAAGATGCTGGGTAGAACACCAGGTAATATAGTAGCTATAAGACCATTGCGAGATGGAGTCATATCTGATTATGATATAACTGAGAAGATGTTAAGACACTTCATAAGGAAAGTTTGCGGTAATACATTGTTTGCAAAACCTAGGATTGTTGTATGTGTTCCTAGCGGGGTGACTGAAGTAGAGAAAAGAGCAGTGTTGGATGCCACTTATGAAATAGGGGCTAAAAAAACATATCTTATAGAAGAGCCGATAGCAGCAGCCATAGGCGCTGGACTGGATATATCAGAACCCTGTGGGAACATGGTAGTGGATGTGGGAGGAGGTACTACCGACATAGCGGTCATTTCATTAGGTGGATCTGTTGTGAGCAATTCAATAAAGATGGCCGGGGACGAATTTGATGAGGCCATAATAAGATACCTCAGGAAAAAGCATAATGTTATGATAGGCGAGAGAACAGCAGAAGAGCTAAAGATAAAAACAGGTACCGCTTTCCCAAGAGAGGAAAGCGTGAGCATGGAAGTGAGAGGAAGAAACTTGGTTACAGGGCTGCCTAGGAATATAGAAGTTACATCGGAAGAACTTATGGAAGCTTTGGAAGAGCCAGTTTCTGCTATTGTTGATACTGTACATTCTGTATTAGAGAAAACTCCGCCTGAGTTGGCATCTGATATAAGCGACAATGGAATAATGATGACGGGTGGAGGAAGCCTACTCCATGGATTGGACAGGTTGATATCTGAAAAGTGTTGTGTTCCTGTTACGGTTGCTGAAGACGCAATCTCATGTGTTGCATTAGGGACAGGCAAAGCCCTTGAGGATATTGATGTCTATTCTAGTGCAGCCAACTTCAGCAATTTAAAGAATAGAATGTATTAA